The genomic DNA TTTTATTACCTTCTACTTTTTTGGAGATGATATTGATGAAAGAAAGTAATAAAAGTCTAAGTTGGACTAGCCTATTTATGGGTATATTCTTCACAGCAGTGACAATGTTAATCTTTATGATTAGAGGTAGATATTTAAATTCTAGAAGTTAATTAATAAATATTTTCAAGATCAAATATCTAGCAATTAGTTAAATTCCCCTATCTCTTTTCAGGTCGAAAATAACTTTTTCTAGATACCAAAACTCAGTTTTACCAGGGTTTAGTTGTTTTTGTCGAGAAACTAATCTGTTAGCAACTTCTCTGTTACCTCCTAACATAATCAATAGTTCTCTTTGTAATTGTTTATTTTTGTGCTTGTTTTCAGGTTTAGGATACTTAATGTCTTTTAGGTTGGGTAAAGGATCTCCTCGTTTTGTTTCGGTTTTAGGTATTGACTCAGGTTGAGTTTTTGGTCTTTCAGATTGGGTTTTTGTTGGTTGAGTTTGTGGTTGAGATTCACCTTTTAATTCATTAATAAGTTGCTTCAAGCACCAAGTTTCTGTTTTACGAGGATATTGTTTGCGCTTTTTTTTTAACAACTCGTCAGCAACTTTGTAATTACCTGTGACATGAACTAACTCATTGTGAAGTTGTTGATTTTCTAGTTCAATTTCTTTCTCTGTTCTTGAAAATTGAGGAATAGGTTGACGATGAATTTGTGGTTTTATTGTGGAAGGCGCTTTCTGGGGTGTGTTGCTTTTTTCCAGTGCTTTCAATTGCAGTTCCAGAATCTTTCTTTGGAGTCTCGAATATTGAAACCAGTGGATACTCCAAAGTAGTGAAAATATGGATACTATGAGTCCTATAACTATTTGTAATATTATGAGGATTTCCATAATGGAGTATAAAAATAGTTTTCTTAATCCAGTATGCCTCACATATGAGCTAAATGTATGACTTTTAACAATTTAGCACTATTCAAGCAAGCCCTGAAATGTTTATATATTAATACGGTGGAATTTCCAAAGGAATATTACCTAAAAGTCCTTTACGAAAATCTGTGACTAATGTTCTAGCTGTTCTTTCTATATCTCCTTTATAACGATGTTCTGCTAAAATGTGTAAATAAGTTTCACCTGTGTGAATGATAGAATCAACTTCGTAACGGGAAAATAATGGGTTTGCTGGTAATAAATGTGGATGGCTTTCTAACAGTCCGTTGATAATATCTATAAAAGCCGCAGCTACTAATTGATTATCATAGGATGCTTCGCCAATATCATCACAAATTGCTAATTTGACGGCGGCATTTTGATCTTCTAATCTGGAAGGAATTACCCCAGGTGCATCTAATAATTCTAATTGTTCAGAAATTCTCACCCATCGCAATTGACGAGTTACACCAGGACGCGCTGCACTTTCTACTACTCGTTTGCCTAATAAGCGGTTAATTAATGCGGATTTGCCGACGTTAGGAAAACCAATGACAACTGCACGCACGGGACGGGGTAACATTCCTCTGTCTTTTCGGCGTTGGTTTAGTTCTACTCCTGCGGCCTGTGCTGCTTTGGCGATCGCCGGTATACCTTGACCATGTTGGGCATTGGTAAAATAAGCTACTTGATCTTGGTCTTTAAACCATTCTATCCATAGCGATCGCAATTGGGACGAAATCATATCCAAGCGGTTAATTACCAATACTTTGGGTTTACTTCCCACCCATTCGTTTGTTTGTGGATGGTTTGTAGCTAAGGGAATCCGTGCATCTCTAACTTCCAAGATCACATCTACCCTTTTTAGCTGTTCTTTGAGATTTTTTTCAGCTTTGGCAATGTGTCCGGGATACCATTGAATGACGTTTAATTTGTAGTTTTGATTTATGGACATTGGTAATTGGTAATTAATGACTTTGATGTAAAATTAAGCGGTTGCCATCAGGATCATAAGCATAAATTTCTCGACCGTGGGAAGCTGTGGAAATTTCACCTGGGGGTGGATATCCTAAATTTTGCAAATGAGCGATCGCATCTTCTAAATCATTTACTTCTAAACATAAACTCAACGGACTTTTACTATTTATGGTAAATTCTAATTCGTTATTTTGTTTAGGTTTAAAAATACCTAAACTCAAATCAGAAATTTTAAATTCAGCATAAACATTAGGAATCAATTTTTTCGGTTCTTGTTTTAATAACTGAACATAGAAATTCACCAAATTATCAAAATTCACCGTGGCAATTGTGACTAAAGCACTATTATACTGCATATATAGACATCTTGATTTTTTATCCTGATTTCTCCTAGTTTAAAAATTTCTCTACACATCTGACAAACATTTCTACACCCATCACTAAAGCTGTTTCATCAAAATCAAACTTGGGGTGATGATGAGGATAATTTAATTTTTTCTCGGCATTAGCAGAACCTAAAAAGAAATAACAACCAGGAACTTCTTGTAGGAAAAATGACATATCTTCCCCACCCATTGTTTGACATTCTGGAACTACCCCCACAGGTGTTTCTATCACTTCTTCAGCCACAGAACGAACTAATTCTGCAATGTTGACATCATTAATAACAGGGGGATACAAATTAATATAATTTAAGTCAAAGGTAGCACCGTGAATTTGACAAATACCGCTAATAATCTCCTTAATTCTCTTTTCAAAAAAACCTTGTAAGTCAGGATGAAAATATCTGACAGTTCCACCCATTCTCGCCGTATCTGCAATCACATTAACCGCTGTACCTGCGTGTAGTTCACCTATTGTCACCACTGCTGAATCAATGGGATTGACGTTTCTTGATACTATGGTTTGTAAGGTATTAACAATTTGAGCAGCGACAATAACAGAATCTATGGTTTGTTGGGGTATCGCTCCATGTCCGCCTTTACCAAAAATATTACAATGAAACAGTTCTACTGCCGCCATTAATGCACCTGCACGAACTCCCATTGTTCCTAAAGGTAGATTATTCCACAGGTGTAAACCTATAATGGCATCAACATCAGGGTTTTTGAGTACCCCCGCTGCTATCATCGGTTTTGCACCACCAGGACTTTCTTCTGCGGGTTGGAAGATAATTTTTACAGTTCCAGTAAAATCTTGACGATGGTGATGGAGATAATATGCTGTACCCAGAGCGATCGCTGTATGTCCATCATGTCCACAAGCGTGCATGACTCCATCATGTTGGGAACAATAGGAAACCTGGTTTTCTTCCTGTATTGGTAAAGCATCCATATCAGCACGAATTGCTAACACTTTACCATGTTCAGATTTTTCACCTTTGATAATAGCAACTATCCCAGTTTCTGCTATTCCTGTTTGATGTTCTATTCCCCAACTTTGTAATTTTTGAGTAATATATTCAGCAGTCAGTTTTTCTTGAAAACCTAATTCGGGTTTTTGATGGATATGTCTTCTCCATTCGATGATTTGCGGTTGCAAAGCACGAATTTCTAACCGCACGTTAGCCAGATTTTCAGTAGATGAATTTGGGATAGTAGAAATCATAATTAGTGATTGGTGATGGGGTTATTAATGTTTTTCTATTTCCTATTACAATAATCTTTCCCAGTCTAAATTAGATCCAACTTCTGCTAGTTGTTCTAAGTTAGTAGATTCTTTCAAATAGGGTAAACAACCTAAAATGGGGATGTGGGTAAATGATTCAATTAAACCTGATGGGGTTAAATCTGTGATTTCTTCCTCCGTTAAAGGTTGTGTACAATTCAAAATTATTCCCCTCAGATTGATCTTTGCTTGTCTTGCTAATGCTACATTAGCTACAGCTTGAGCGATCGCACCCAATCTTACAGGTACAACTAAAATAGTAGCTAACCTCCATTCTCCCGCTAAATCAGCTACCGTCAATTCATCGGTAATTGGTGAACCTAAACCGCCTAAAGATTCTACCAATAAAAGATCCTTGCGTTTTTGCAACTTTAACAAAGTTTGCCACACCAAGCCTAAATCTATACTCCGATTTTCCTTCGCAGCAGCAATTGGTGGAGCTAAAGGCGCTTGAAAATATAATGGATTTAGTTCCTCCGCAGACTGTTCCAGTGTAAAAAGTTTCTGGTACAATTCCCTGTCACCTTCCCCAGATTGAATCGGTTTCATAATTCCCAAACTGCTTTGGGTGCGGTATTTCAGCCAATAGGCAGCTAGGACTGTAGTCACAAAAGTTTTACCAGCCCCGGTATCAGTTCCTGCAATTAGTAGTGTATTTGACAATTTGCTTACGAATAATTACTAGCTTTTAAGAAAACTTGCCCAGCAAAAAGCTCAAGCTATATTCTAATTTAGCGTTAATTACTAGGAGAAGTTTCCGGTATTGCTGGATTTTCCGGTGTGGGATTATTTTCTGATGAGTCTGTAGTCGGTGTTTCTGTAGGTGTGGGGGTTTCTATAGGTGTGGGGGTTTCTATAGGTGTGGGTGTTTCCGTAGGTGTGGGTGTTTCCGTGGGTGTAGGTTGAATAATATTTTCTAAAGCCACATTTAAACTATAATCACTTTCAGCAACTCCTTCTGATAGATTTAACTGAATAATGTACGTGCCGCTGCTTGGCAATGAACCTCTATAATAAAGTACACGCTCAGAATCACTGTTGATAGATTCACCATCAACAGTTAACACAGTTAGCAAAACACCACTACTTCTATTCACAGATACTACTAACTTTTGTCCAGCATCAGCACTAAAACTATATTGAACTGTTTCCCCAGCTTTCAGAGTCGCGTCTACAGTAGCTGTGTTATATGCACCTAATGGTAAACGCTTTTTATAAATAACAGGTTCAACCACATCAGTTGGTTCTGGTGTTGGGGTATCGGTTAAATCTGGTGTTGGGGTGGATGTACCACCGGGAACAACTGGAGAGGGAAAACTTTGGGGTGTCGTAGGTTGTTCTTGTGATGTTTGTGATTGATTACGGAAGGAATTAACCACAGCCCAAGAACTAAAACCAGCTAAAATTACCACAGCAGCACCAATCGCACCAATAGCCAAAGGACTATCTAAAATCGAAGTATTATCTTGAGGTGGAATTACAGGATTAGGCCTGTTGGGGTTGACTGGTAAAGGATCAGGACGGCCACCAACAGCTACAGTGGGGATGTAGGAGATATGTGGCTGGAGGGAAAGAGCGGGTTGATTTAAAGACCTCAAAGCTAAGGATACATCTTTCACACTTTGATAGCGATCGCCAGGGACATAACTTAACATCCGATTTAAAACTTCAGCAAATCTAGGATTCACTTCTACCCATTGTTGCCAATTCCAAGTTAAATCAGTTTCATTAAATAAATCTCCAGGTTCTTTTCCTGTCAGCAAAACAATAGCTGTAACTGCTAAAGCATACAAATCACTATTAGGATAAGCCTTCCCAGACTGCATTTGCTCACTAGGAGAATAACCCGGTTTACCCACAGTCGTCACTTGCTTTTGTTCGGGAATAGCCAGCCGAGTTGCTAATTCTTTAACCACACCAAAATCAATTAACACGGGTTTTTGGTCAACATCCCGTAAAATTAAATTATCCGGCGAGATATCCCGATGAATAATCCCTAATTTATGGATATGCTCCAAAACAGGCAGCAAAGAACCCATTAACTCTAAAACTTCTTGTTCTGAAAAAGCTTGATTAAGGGAACAGCGCTCATTTAAAAGTGTATGGTAAGTTTTACCAGCAACATAATCCTGTACTAAAAACAAACGTTGATCTTGGGAAAACTTCTCTCTAAACTTAGGGATTTGTGGATGATCAATTTGATATAAAGTCGCTGCTTCCCTTTCAAATAATTCCTGAGCCTTTTTACCACCATAAGCTCCTGCGTCTGTCAGCATTAACTCTTTAATAGCACAAAGTTCATTAAAACGCCGCTGATCCTCAGCCAGATAGGTTCTACCAAAACCACCCTGTCCGAGAATGTTAATGATGTGATAACGATTTTGTAAAACAGTACCAACTTTAATGGGTGGTTGCATAATCAATTGATGTAATAAGCAAGAGAGTCAGAAATTAATTCAAGGATAAACTCAATTATTGGTAATTGGTAGTTGAGTTATTAATTAGACGCTACTATCATAAAGTGGATATCTGCATTCTGATGGCTTAACTATTGGTGTTCTACCAACCCGTAGGTCAAAATTACTATTTTATACCTACTAAAACTGTCAACCTGCATCCATGATTTTTGAGCAGTCAAACTCAATACAAACCAAAAAATACAAAAATTCCGATTTTATTTGTGAATAAATTGATCTCAGTTATAAAAGAAACGGTAGAATAGGTAATCTACCATACCAAATGCTCAAACATTTGGCCTATTCACCCGATGCCCAAAAGCAAAACCCTGAGACTATTTACAAAAATAGACATCAGTAAAATCATCATGGGCTATTTCCCAGAAGAACCAGACAATTAATGAATGTAAATATATGGAGAAATATTGCAAATTTGTATAGAAGTTTCAACAAAACTTACAAATGTTTTGCCGAACTTATTTATGTCCGCTAAATCTGCTAAATCTCTGATGATATTATTACCATGAATGCACATCGAGGATCTGCTGTGCTAAGTTCTCCAACTTTAAAACTGCCAACAACCCCAACAGGATTGAATGAAAATCATCGTCTGCGGTTGTTTTCCGGTTCTGCTAATTTAGGATTATCGCAAGAAGTCGCTCGTTATCTGGGAATGGACTTAGGTCCAATGATTCGGAAAAGATTTGCGGATGGGGAATTATATGTTCAAATCCAAGAATCTATCCGGGGTTGTGATGTTTATTTAATTCAACCAACCTGTCAGCCAGTTAATGACCACTTGATGGAATTACTGATTATGATTGATGCCTGTCGTCGAGCTTCTGCACGACAGATTACAGCAGTGATTCCTTACTATGGTTATGCTCGCGCTGATCGCAAAACTGCCGGCAGAGAATCAATTACAGCTAAACTGGTTGCTAACCTGATTACTCAAGCTGGTGCTAGTCGGATTTTAGCAATGGACTTGCACGCAGCACAAATACAAGGGTATTTTGATATACCTTTTGATCATGTTTACGGTTCTCCCGTGATACTAGATTATTTGCAGAGTAAAGGACTACATGACATTGTAGTGGTTTCCCCGGATGTGGGTGGTGTGGCTAGAGCTAGAGCTTTTGCCAAAAAACTCAATGATGCACCCCTAGCAATTATTGATAAACGCCGTCAAGCTCACAATGTAGCAGAAGTCTTAAATGTCATCGGTGATGTTAAAGGCAAAACTGCTATTTTAGTTGATGACATGATTGATACCGGGGGAACGATTGCTGAAGGTGCTAGATTACTGAGGGAAGAAGGCGCAAGTCAAGTATATGCTTGTGCTACCCATGCAGTATTTTCACCACCGGCAATTGAACGTTTATCTAGTGGTGTGTTTGAAGAAGTCATTGTGACTAACACCATTCCCATTCCTGAAGATAATTACTTTCCTCAGTTAGTAGTACGTTCAGTAGC from Okeanomitos corallinicola TIOX110 includes the following:
- the ylqF gene encoding ribosome biogenesis GTPase YlqF, encoding MSINQNYKLNVIQWYPGHIAKAEKNLKEQLKRVDVILEVRDARIPLATNHPQTNEWVGSKPKVLVINRLDMISSQLRSLWIEWFKDQDQVAYFTNAQHGQGIPAIAKAAQAAGVELNQRRKDRGMLPRPVRAVVIGFPNVGKSALINRLLGKRVVESAARPGVTRQLRWVRISEQLELLDAPGVIPSRLEDQNAAVKLAICDDIGEASYDNQLVAAAFIDIINGLLESHPHLLPANPLFSRYEVDSIIHTGETYLHILAEHRYKGDIERTARTLVTDFRKGLLGNIPLEIPPY
- a CDS encoding VOC family protein, translating into MQYNSALVTIATVNFDNLVNFYVQLLKQEPKKLIPNVYAEFKISDLSLGIFKPKQNNELEFTINSKSPLSLCLEVNDLEDAIAHLQNLGYPPPGEISTASHGREIYAYDPDGNRLILHQSH
- a CDS encoding M20 family metallopeptidase; this encodes MISTIPNSSTENLANVRLEIRALQPQIIEWRRHIHQKPELGFQEKLTAEYITQKLQSWGIEHQTGIAETGIVAIIKGEKSEHGKVLAIRADMDALPIQEENQVSYCSQHDGVMHACGHDGHTAIALGTAYYLHHHRQDFTGTVKIIFQPAEESPGGAKPMIAAGVLKNPDVDAIIGLHLWNNLPLGTMGVRAGALMAAVELFHCNIFGKGGHGAIPQQTIDSVIVAAQIVNTLQTIVSRNVNPIDSAVVTIGELHAGTAVNVIADTARMGGTVRYFHPDLQGFFEKRIKEIISGICQIHGATFDLNYINLYPPVINDVNIAELVRSVAEEVIETPVGVVPECQTMGGEDMSFFLQEVPGCYFFLGSANAEKKLNYPHHHPKFDFDETALVMGVEMFVRCVEKFLN
- the bioD gene encoding dethiobiotin synthase, encoding MSNTLLIAGTDTGAGKTFVTTVLAAYWLKYRTQSSLGIMKPIQSGEGDRELYQKLFTLEQSAEELNPLYFQAPLAPPIAAAKENRSIDLGLVWQTLLKLQKRKDLLLVESLGGLGSPITDELTVADLAGEWRLATILVVPVRLGAIAQAVANVALARQAKINLRGIILNCTQPLTEEEITDLTPSGLIESFTHIPILGCLPYLKESTNLEQLAEVGSNLDWERLL
- a CDS encoding protein kinase produces the protein MQPPIKVGTVLQNRYHIINILGQGGFGRTYLAEDQRRFNELCAIKELMLTDAGAYGGKKAQELFEREAATLYQIDHPQIPKFREKFSQDQRLFLVQDYVAGKTYHTLLNERCSLNQAFSEQEVLELMGSLLPVLEHIHKLGIIHRDISPDNLILRDVDQKPVLIDFGVVKELATRLAIPEQKQVTTVGKPGYSPSEQMQSGKAYPNSDLYALAVTAIVLLTGKEPGDLFNETDLTWNWQQWVEVNPRFAEVLNRMLSYVPGDRYQSVKDVSLALRSLNQPALSLQPHISYIPTVAVGGRPDPLPVNPNRPNPVIPPQDNTSILDSPLAIGAIGAAVVILAGFSSWAVVNSFRNQSQTSQEQPTTPQSFPSPVVPGGTSTPTPDLTDTPTPEPTDVVEPVIYKKRLPLGAYNTATVDATLKAGETVQYSFSADAGQKLVVSVNRSSGVLLTVLTVDGESINSDSERVLYYRGSLPSSGTYIIQLNLSEGVAESDYSLNVALENIIQPTPTETPTPTETPTPIETPTPIETPTPTETPTTDSSENNPTPENPAIPETSPSN
- a CDS encoding ribose-phosphate pyrophosphokinase yields the protein MNAHRGSAVLSSPTLKLPTTPTGLNENHRLRLFSGSANLGLSQEVARYLGMDLGPMIRKRFADGELYVQIQESIRGCDVYLIQPTCQPVNDHLMELLIMIDACRRASARQITAVIPYYGYARADRKTAGRESITAKLVANLITQAGASRILAMDLHAAQIQGYFDIPFDHVYGSPVILDYLQSKGLHDIVVVSPDVGGVARARAFAKKLNDAPLAIIDKRRQAHNVAEVLNVIGDVKGKTAILVDDMIDTGGTIAEGARLLREEGASQVYACATHAVFSPPAIERLSSGVFEEVIVTNTIPIPEDNYFPQLVVRSVANLLGEAIWRIHEDSSLSSLFR